In Citrus sinensis cultivar Valencia sweet orange chromosome 2, DVS_A1.0, whole genome shotgun sequence, a single genomic region encodes these proteins:
- the LOC102619953 gene encoding uncharacterized protein LOC102619953 isoform X2, giving the protein MATEADMPEPITIRKGEGEITYPGSGHFDSTADETFSRELKKFQGTLNVPPDTVEYLGETKDMQAASDFGAEAMNTAIKFNVETAEGETFLGSPSAVQVSIEDTCRVSKSSEPEEVTLQAGNEAPENGKQTQNTSTIEVAGERGTEENKVTEDSQEKPVEDKSNEKETSAIHNYEKDGTMTDVNTDLGSNEQVVNVLEAVSDRNKEDLIHIPDPTVISLNKSVETVVEPCVKAESTTEVEFTGEEMTDTSFTEAEKSSNLTDEVPEATKPSEGVADENEKEKSTYEGAEGIFPSTTDIQRNEEAILKIRERDNEMLDTQSVTPATDVSGVYEAEPEESAKLKEASSILCEKKSQDETELSKDITNNKNSIDTPAMQTEGKDIVKESPEEVNEQIEMTEKSAGKDYESRDQKGDGSIMKDEDTSSINEELPAKEASSGGNSYEEESSVTATKDDVTDREITDAFEQNQNGTTNHEDRPENLQQEKPKKEKLEGSLNLLAEEFNKAAETEQAEAITTVNKETPIKSEEESLEREIKNVSEVDEKTECAEVEAQNKNASDLHDIPVLDEEAGETEGKDLEEVIKTEPKGTIQEANEEYTKEEEKDIEDAPEACQSSNSTIIEQTPLEEAESAELILKASETDEKKLQEASGLDFDKTSVIMDKGENTNQETQKIGEACDATTEEILANIADAETSVEVNNAVFVRDEKAKENIQAERSPLEVAPELTDQDESGIVGDNEKRNNITHEEVHDGTKITDSVVAIDGQVIEGNVAHISAESIEKPNVESSEGNVAERSEGENDIEQVTEDSSVRCLAPESVEEVPVKNLEQESTGEIPEKSDTAEATDSIGQETSKNKESPKEIVDDSKVKGDSSLEEKRNEDINPAMVAEERGDYSEPADDNGKKTSKTVEDLTPILQKNEPGDELPQLLSKISDKNEAFNSDADKSPGDEEEGPTQKLEETLQVEGNEKAEMKNDTDYSKTATEESSVELETTNASKVAEKQTAEMEKNVDQSREVEEKKIEESIQEDENVAKISEQGNDTSISQLSGEFEEAKSEKSSQEDDKVPEVSKQGNDTYTSPLSIEQETLVTEGNIHKEEKSEGENNGHHDMEENNSRGLIPESELVEQSSVKNLENDNTEEDKSAGEIFDNSEALGTGESTVHKTSTTIESTTEILDPSHMKHGDSSQNEENQLTAVEPSAEDKGNEDRGPAMMAEEKSNENELLAVKDNSENKPSIGQEDSKHILQENELQKKNAESLSVRSDENEESVVDADKSPCLMEIGTQDLNEAPWKKDNDKDTEEKNDTKDNQIAMEENLEINAESSDASKTTENAVSELKSEKDQMLVQDEIQKEESEELYEDSNDGVKNEKECSTTDKLPEPIGEESLQSSKEYEKEEETPENQASVELKTTSGSEDSEKQTLKVERNADPSRGVEEEGIEQSSQEDDMAAEMSKQGNDTYISPVSIEKETSENSDGTKFKEEKTEVENSTEQNVKESNSGGLIPESVDQSPVMNLEDNRKREDKSTREIFENSKTSGAAEIAAHETSTTIDSSLVKQVENVQNEENNLTATESSAEQKINEDGALVILAEGNSNDNEPIGAKDNIEKKSSIGKEDLQHIQQENEPEGKHERLSLVMSDENEAFSTNADKSPSLMEVEASGDLNEAPRKEDNDKETEEKVDTEENKIVDEANHEIAAESSDASKSTDVLDLKSEEEKMLVHDEMKEELSKELYEDTKNAEICDTEDIVQHSKQDASSSLVEGLVEKNSKEDESKGMQSKDQVDESIPFIEETEAASSAGETVCTTLEVRAAESNVDSYNLGITKDSEAETQLNETNASLIEEPVRASQMSNKETEEEMKEKEETTIGDSDSATIAVVAEAEPEEKKQVESFGPAFEEKAVVETETKVMVLESADINEKPQKASNLGEKYNNEIPPAADNAGETNGGLIQESSMVSHISNKETEEEIKETEDTSIEDSDSVSVTVVTEAQGLQEAEPEEQKQVAAFRDKDIAETESKEAMPESVDMNVKPEHTSDLGEKRGREIPKVADEDREIIDCKIQNDAPHAGDEDQTEETTKDKPLEEISKDELKEYSTMKSKENELSTEVIESVDKPPAQDDVLNVNTETACVAQAIDETFVNKQDNTTNPVNVSELESVDIKKEAANEEIQKHEIEDLYVHPELENAKSPSMSEVVEITKGEITGKLADQADICKLTTLKDLESSNLELQMEKTEDGKPFDEVLKASENSVIRAETEKGILEQEIFKRNLKEVIEVEDTGIEQKGEALKDENQVEENSSYKSNHEDDKEIMEKEEPQLEAEDHKEQNANETTKAVILTEKDGVEQSDDSEDIKEMIMEEECANAFNDALSTVGEKTDEMEDSTPVCRENKKAADLKEKTKTENTDIGEDSAREGEPSFGVESEEQKVLDISIEPSSKDLKENTGEIFEEPQDCYRKIDNASLTVETDKSSGKAEIEEKLVKVFHIDSDEPSLEATETEKCQEGKEAGGLILEETSEPLMNDSGQGERVCAIENGDAGEPEESKIASEESKSRNAEAEFGKSQTVETPDQVPTDNDDHAASENPGLDEIEETKMLANEVNEVKEVSDSVYESREQVTEEAEVEESQTVEKPNQVPPNHGDNDDAERQRATLENTGSDEAEETKIVSNAVDETKDQVSKETAENGASSTVEKMDHPQSSNFEHAQKESVAVENRNADEVNEIKEASDATYESNERDIGESAGEIPTVEKLDQAPPANSVPMQYSNAEEVGESKIESVLASKSKDQSTEDIDVTGKNTTEEKPDAENTEEACKAASDYRAQAIEPVTENEITTDQTPSAEKTSAPMAPKHETTVTVEEIEEEKQQKVEKLEDEGPCLQTEEPRELEVSTMGFKIHKDLQDNPTEAYEEEGHTPDGALEPWGIEKKLKSTDASSESKALQSEAVIHSQEEVAGSEDTEIKEKHLIEAISEVRTEENQCKKTIEGNEITETEVSKEQITEEKEVEETCQPVSICEGMNKSLEDDGQKAEECRGDETDNAFKTAVNKIQYEKLLEETEKGSASLNIGRQDVAEDIIVEDSHQVSEENMIAKEGCPNEFEGKEAGDSAIKLDASTQGEESNYGSGKAEATTPENEESSMAMSEKESVRGFATESKIIQETSELEKSSCATTEEQIPAEADLIESPYTPVQTGDEFAPKIFEQQGTTETPQKAKINLEGEQQPQESGERKTEKSALMDSATASLTDPLQSSRIETTKVAEQVGEGGEPKGRTEEIQTKQPEAIHVEDAKMDEEQEGDEHKRIDSSSDAPVTIEAKRDAVDVKVAHKKSHNILSGVGSKVKHSISKVKKAITGKSSHPKQVSPK; this is encoded by the exons ATGGCAACCGAAGCAGATATGCCAGAACCTATAACCATAAGG AAAGGAGAAGGGGAGATAACATACCCAGGAAGTGGCCATTTTGACAGTACAGCTGATGAGACTTTCTCACGAGAATTGAAGAAATTCCAGGGGACTCTTAATGTTCCTCCTGATACCGTCGAATACTTGGGAGAAACAAAAGATATGCAAGCAGCCAGTGATTTTGGTGCTGAAGCCATGAACActgcaataaaattcaatgtTGAAACCGCTGAGGGTGAAACGTTTTTGGGATCACCCTCAGCTGTCCAAGTTTCCATTGAAGATACCTGTAGAGTATCAAAAAGTTCTGAACCTGAGGAAGTAACTCTTCAAGCTGGCAATGAGGCACCAGAGAATGGGAAGCAGACCCAGAACACTTCAACTATTGAGGTAGCTGGAGAGAGAGGAACCGAGGAAAACAAAGTAACAGAAGATTCACAAGAGAAACCAGTCGAAGATAAGAGCAATGAGAAAGAAACTAGTGCCATTCATAATTATGAGAAAGATGGAACAATGACAGATGTAAATACTGATTTGGGATCCAACGAACAAGTTGTCAACGTACTAGAGGCTGTATCAGATCGAAACAAAGAAGATTTAATTCATATACCAGATCCAACGGTAATCAGCTTGAACAAGAGTGTTGAAACTGTTGTGGAGCCATGTGTGAAAGCTGAAAGCACAACTGAAGTCGAATTCACTGGAGAAGAAATGACAGACACAAGCTTTACAGAAGCAGAGAAGTCCAGTAATCTAACAGATGAGGTGCCTGAGGCAACCAAACCAAGTGAGGGAGTAGCAgatgaaaatgagaaagaaaaatccaCGTATGAAGGTGCTGAAGGCATCTTCCCCTCAACAACAGACATCCAGAGAAATGAAGAAGCAATCTTAAAAATCAGAGAGAGGGATAACGAAATGTTAGACACACAATCAGTGACACCAGCAACAGATGTATCAGGTGTATATGAAGCTGAACCTGAGGAAAGCGCGAAGCTTAAAGAGGCCTCCAGTATTTTATGTGAGAAGAAATCTCAAGATGAAACTGAACTGAGTAAAGATATAACGAACAACAAGAACAGCATAGATACTCCTGCCATGCAAACAGAAGGCAAGGATATCGTCAAGGAAAGTCCAGAAGAAGTTAATGAACAGATTGAAATGACCGAGAAATCTGCAGGTAAGGATTATGAAAGCCGTGACCAGAAAGGAGATGGTTCAATTATGAAAGATGAAGATACATCAAGCATAAATGAGGAACTGCCTGCGAAAGAAGCGTCATCTGGTGGGAACAGCTATGAGGAAGAAAGTAGTGTCACTGCAACCAAAGACGACGTTACCGACAGGGAAATTACTGATGCCTTTGAGCAAAACCAAAATGGGACGACAAACCATGAGGACAGACCTGAGAACTTGCAGCAGGAGAAACCAAAAAAGGAGAAGCTTGAAGGATCCTTGAACTTATTGGCTGAGGAGTTCAATAAAGCTGCTGAAACTGAACAAGCTGAAGCAATTACAACAGTCAACAAGGAGACACCCATCAAAAGTGAGGAAGAAAGCCTTGAGAGAGAAATAAAG AATGTGAGTGAAGTGGATGAGAAGACAGAATGTGCAGAAGTTGAggcccaaaataaaaatgccaGTGATTTACATGACATTCCAGTGTTGGACGAGGAGGCAGGAGAAACTGAAGGCAAAGATTTGGAAGAAGTCATCAAAACTGAACCTAAAGGAACAATTCAGGAAGCAAACGAAGAGTACACAAAAGAAGAGGAGAAGGACATTGAAGATGCACCTGAAGCCTGCCAGAGTTCAAATTCCACAATCATTGAGCAGACACCTCTTGAAGAGGCAGAATCAGCTGAACTAATCCTAAAAGCAAGTGAAACAGATGAAAAGAAACTCCAAGAGGCTTCTGGATTAGACTTTGACAAAACATCTGTGATCATGGACAAGGGGGAGAACACAAATCAGGAGACGCAGAAGATTGGAGAGGCTTGTGATGCCACGACAGAAGAAATATTAGCAAACA TTGCTGATGCTGAAACCTCAGTTGAAGTCAACAACGCCGTATTTGTCAGAGATGAGAAGGCTAAGGAAAATATTCAAGCAGAAAGAAGTCCTCTGGAGGTTGCACCAGAATTGACCGATCAAGATGAGAGCGGCATAGTAGGAGATAATGAGAAGAGGAATAACATCACCCATGAAGAG GTGCATGATGGAACTAAGATCACGGACAGTGTAGTGGCCATTGATGGACAGGTCATTGAAGGCAATGTTGCACACATTTCAGCAGAATCAATTGAAAAACCAAATGTTGAGAGCTCTGAAGGAAACGTGGCAGAAAGATCAGAAGGAGAGAATGACATAGAACAGGTCACAGAAGACAGCAGCGTTAGGTGCCTTGCACCTGAATCAGTTGAAGAAGTTCCAGTCAAGAACTTAGAGCAGGAGTCCACAGGAGAG ATTCCTGAGAAATCAGATACAGCAGAAGCCACTGACAGCATTGGACAGGAGACaagtaaaaacaaagaaagccccaaagaaattgttgatgattcAAAAGTGAAAGGAGACTCTTCACTGGAGGAGAAAAGAAATGAGGACATAAACCCTGCCATGGTCGCAGAAGAAAGAGGCGATTATTCTGAGCCTGCTGATGACAATGGAAAGAAAACATCAAAAACTGTAGAAGATTTGACCCCGATTTTACAGAAAAATGAACCAGGAGATGAGCTTCCACAATTATTGTCTAAGATATCTGACAAAAATGAGGCATTCAATTCAGATGCTGATAAATCCCCCGGTGATGAGGAGGAAGGACCTACTCAGAAACTTGAAGAAACTCTGCAGGTAGAAGGAAATGAAAAAGCGGaaatgaaaaatgacactGACTACAGCAAAACAGCCACGGAGGAg tCAAGTGTGGAACTCGAGACAACAAATGCAAGTAAGGTTGCTGAAAAACAAACTGCAGAGATGGAAAAGAATGTTGATCAGTCTAGAGaagttgaagaaaagaaaattgaagagagCATCCAAGAAGATGAAAATGTTGCAAAGATTTCCGAACAAGGCAATGATACATCCATCTCACAACTGTCTGGTGAATTTGAAGAAGCGAAAAGTGAAAAAAGCTCTCAAGAAGATGATAAGGTTCCAGAGGTTTCCAAACAAGGCAATGACACATACACCTCACCACTGTCAATTGAACAAGAAACACTTGTCACTGAAGGGAATATACACAAGGAAGAAAAGTCAGAAGGAGAGAATAATGGACACCACGACatggaagaaaataatagcAGAGGCCTCATACCTGAATCAGAATTGGTTGAACAAAGTTCAGTCAAGAACttggaaaatgataatacGGAGGAAGACAAGTCCGCCGGAGAG ATTTTTGACAATTCTGAGGCATTAGGAACTGGTGAGAGTACTGTGCACAAAACAAGTACAACCATTGAGAGCACTACGGAAATTCTTGATCCTTCCCACATGAAACACGGGGACAGTTCGCAAAATGAAGAGAACCAGCTAACTGCAGTAGAGCCTTCCGCTGAGGACAAAGGAAATGAGGACAGAGGCCCCGCCATGATGGCTGAAGAGAAAAGTAATGAAAATGAGCTACTTGCTGTGAAAGATAACAGTGAAAATAAGCCATCAATCGGTCAAGAAGATTCAAAACATATCCTGCAGGAAAATGAACTACAGAAGAAGAATGCAGAGTCATTGTCTGTGAGGTCCGATGAAAATGAGGAATCTGTAGTGGATGCTGATAAAAGTCCTTGCCTCATGGAGATAGGAACTCAGGATCTCAATGAAGCTCCGTGGAAAAAGGACAATGACAAAGATACAGAGGAGAAGAATGACACCAAGGACAACCAAATAGCAATGGAGGAG AATCTTGAAATAAATGCTGAGTCATCTGATGCAAGCAAGACCACAGAGAATGCAGTCTCGGAACTGAAGTCAGAAAAGGATCAAATGCTGGTTCAAGATGAGATACAGAAGGAAGAATCTGAAGAG TTATATGAAGATTCTAATGATGGAGtcaagaatgaaaaagaatgcAGCACTACAGATAAATTACCAGAACCTATTGGAGAAGAATCCCTTCAGAGCTCCaaagaatatgaaaaagaagaagaaacaccTGAAAATCAG GCAAGTGTAGAACTCAAGACAACAAGTGGAAGTGAGGATAGTGAAAAACAAACTCTAAAGGTGGAAAGGAATGCTGACCCATCTAGAGGAGTTGAAGAAGAGGGGATTGAACAGAGCTCTCAAGAGGATGATATGGCTGCAGAGATGTCCAAACAAGGCAATGATACATACATCTCGCCAGTgtcaattgaaaaagaaacttCTGAGAATTCTGACGGCACTAAATTCAAGGAAGAAAAGACAGAAGTAGAGAACAGCACAGAACAGAATGTCAAAGAGAGCAATAGTGGAGGCCTCATACCAGAATCAGTTGACCAAAGTCCTGTCATGAACTTAGAAGATAATAGAAAGAGGGAAGACAAGTCCACAAGAGAG ATTTTTGAGAATTCTAAGACATCAGGAGCAGCTGAGATTGCGGCTCATGAGACAAGTACAACCATTGATAGTTCCCTGGTGAAACAAGTTGAAAACGTGCAGAATGAAGAGAATAACCTAACTGCAACAGAATCTTCAGCAgaacagaaaataaatgaggaCGGGGCCCTTGTCATACTGGCTGAAGGGAACAGCAATGATAATGAGCCGATTGGTGCTAAAGATAACATTGAAAAGAAATCGTCAATAGGCAAAGAAGATTTACAACATATCCAGCAGGAAAATGAACCAGAAGGGAAGCATGAACGTTTGTCACTTGTGATGTCTGACGAAAATGAGGCTTTCagtaccaatgctgataaaaGTCCTAGTCTTATGGAGGTAGAAGCTTCTGGGGATCTTAATGAAGCTCCACGGAAAGAAGACAATGACAAAGAAACAGAAGAGAAGGTTGACACcgaggaaaataaaattgtagaTGAGGCg AATCATGAAATAGCTGCTGAGTCATCTGATGCAAGCAAAAGCACAGATGTCTTGGACCTGAAGTCAGAAGAGGAAAAAATGTTGGTTCATGATGAGATGAAGGAGGAATTATCTAAAGAG TTATATGAAGATACAAAGAATGCTGAAATATGCGACACTGAGGACATAGTGCAACATTCTAAACAAGATGCCTCTTCTTCACTGGTTGAAGGACTCGTGGAGAAAAACTCAAAAGAAGATGAAAGCAAAGGCATGCAGTCAAAAGACCAG GTTGATGAATCAATTCCATTCATAGAAGAGACCGAGGCAGCAAGTTCAGCCGGGGAAACAGTCTGTACGACCTTAGAGGTCAGGGCAGCAGAATCAAATGTGGACTCCTATAATTTGGGCATTACAAAAGACTCAGAAGCAGAGACACAACTCAACGAAACAAATGCAAGCCTAATTGAAGAGCCTGTCAGAGCGTCACAAATGTCAAACAAAGAAactgaagaagaaatgaaagaaaaagaagagacgACTATTGGTGACTCGGATTCTGCAACTATTGCAGTGGTAGCAGAGGCGGAACCTGAAGAGAAAAAGCAGGTAGAAAGTTTTGGTCCTGCTTTCGAGGAGAAGGCCGTCGTAGAAACTGAAACAAAAGTGATGGTGCTCGAAAGTGCAGACATCAATGAGAAACCACAGAAAGCATCCAACTTGGGTGAGAAGTACAATAATGAGATTCCACCGGCAGCAGACAATGCtggagaaacaaatggagGCCTAATCCAAGAGTCTTCCATGGTGTCACATATATCAAACAAGGAAACTgaagaagaaatcaaagaaaCAGAAGATACTAGTATTGAGGATTCAGATTCTGTGTCTGTTACAGTGGTAACAGAAGCACAAGGTTTACAGGAAGCTGAACCAGAAGAACAAAAGCAGGTAGCTGCTTTCAGAGACAAAGACATAGCAGAAACTGAATCAAAGGAGGCAATGCCGGAAAGTGTAGACATGAATGTGAAACCAGAGCACACATCTGACTTGGGTGAGAAGAGGGGCAGGGAAATCCCAAAAGTGGCAGATGAAGATAGAGAAATCATAGATTGCAAAATACAGAATGATGCGCCTCATGCTGGAGATGAAGATCAAACAGAGGAGACAACCAAAGATAAGCCATTAGAAGAAATATCAAAAGATGAGCTGAAGGAGTATTCAACAatgaaatcaaaagaaaatgagctCTCAACCGAAGTGATTGAGTCAGTTGATAAACCTCCAGCACAAGACGATGTCCTAAATGTAAACACAGAAACTGCTTGTGTTGCCCAAGCAATAGATGAGACGTTCGTGAATAAACAGGACAATACCACAAACCCAGTAAATGTCTCTGAATTGGAGTCTGTGGATATCAAAAAGGAAGCTGCAAATGAAGAAATTCAGAAACATGAAATAGAGGATCTGTATGTGCATCCTGAGCTGGAAAATGCAAAGAGTCCTTCCATGTCTGAAGTTGTCGAAATCACAAAGGGAGAAATAACTGGGAAACTTGCTGATCAGGCTGATATTTGCAAATTAACAACTTTGAAAGATTTGGAATCGTCGAATCTGGAACTACAAATGGAAAAAACAGAAGATGGAAAACCATTTGACGAAGTATTGAAGGCTTCTGAAAATTCTGTTATACGTGCAGAAACTGAAAAGGGTATCTTGGAGCAAGAGATCTTCAAACGTAACTTGAAGGAAGTCATTGAAGTGGAAGACACAGGAATTGAACAGAAAGGAGAAGCCCTGAAAGACGAG AATCAGGTTGAAGAAAACAGCAGCTACAAATCAAATCACGAAGATGATAAGGAAATAATGGAGAAAGAGGAACCGCAGTTGGAAGCTGAAGATCACAAAGAACAAAATGCAAATGAGACTACAAAGGCTGTCATCTTAACTGAAAAG GATGGAGTTGAGCAATCTGATGATAGTGAAGATATCAAAGAAATGATTATGGAGGAAGAATGTGCAAATGCATTTAATGATGCGTTATCAACTGTTGGTGAAAAAACTGATGAG ATGGAAGACTCCACCCCAGTGtgtagagaaaataaaaaagcagcagatttgaaagaaaagacaaaaacagaaaacacaGATATTGGAGAAGATTCAGCCAGGGAAGGAGAACCATCATTTGGAGTAGAATCAGAAGAACAGAAAGTACTGGACATAAGTATTGAGCCGTCATCTAAAGATTTAAAAGAGAACACTGGGGAGATTTTTGAGGAACCACAAGATTGTTACCGCAAGATTGATAATGCTTCTCTGACTGTAGAAACAGACAAAAGTTCAGGGAAAGCTGAGATAGAGGAGAAGCTTGTAAAGGTATTCCATATTGATTCAGATGAGCCAAGTCTAGAGGCAACAGAAACTGAGAAGTGTCAAGAGGGTAAAGAAGCTGGCGGTTTAATACTTGAAGAAACATCTGAACCCCTAATGAATGATAGTGGCCAGGGAGAGAGAGTGTGTGCCATAGAAAACGGAGATGCAGGTGAACCTGAGGAAAGCAAGATAGCTTCTGAAGAATCCAAAAGCCGGAATGCAGAAGCTGAATTTGGGAAGAGCCAAACAGTGGAAACTCCAGATCAAGTCCCAACGGATAACGATGATCATGCAGCTTCAGAAAATCCAGGTCTGGATGAAATTGAGGAAACTAAAATGTTAGCAAATGAAGTTAATGAAGTCAAAGAAGTCTCTGATTCAGTTTATGAGTCCAGAGAGCAGGTCACAGAAGAAGCTGAAGTTGAAGAAAGCCAAACAGTAGAAAAGCCAAATCAAGTCCCACCTAATCATGgtgataatgatgatgcagaGAGACAGCGTGCAACTTTGGAAAATACAGGTTCAGATGAAGCTGAGGAAACTAAAATAGTCTCCAATGCTGTTGATGAAACCAAGGATCAGGTTTCTAAAGAGACTGCTGAAAATGGGGCAAGCTCAACTGTGGAAAAGATGGACCACCCCCAATCTAGTAATTTTGAGCATGCACAGAAAGAAAGTGTAGCAGTGGAAAATCGAAATGCAGATGAAGTTAATGAAATCAAAGAAGCCTCTGATGCAACTTATGAGTCCAATGAAAGGGACATTGGAGAATCTGCTGGGGAAATCCCAACTGTCGAAAAGCTGGACCAAGCTCCACCTGCAAACTCTGTGCCTATGCAATATTCAAATGCAGAAGAAGTTGGGGAATCCAAAATAGAGTCTGTTCTAGCAAGCAAGTCCAAGGATCAGAGTACTGAAGACATAGATGTGACTGGGAAAAACACAACTGAGGAGAAGCCAGATGCTGAAAACACTGAAGAAGCTTGCAAAGCAGCATCTGACTATAGAGCTCAAGCTATTGAACCtgttacagaaaatgaaattactaCTGATCAGACTCCCTCAGCAGAGAAAACAAGTGCACCAATGGCCCCCAAGCATGAAACTACCGTTACAGTTGAGGAGATAGAAGAAGAGAAACAGCAAAAAGTGGAAAAGTTGGAAGATGAGGGCCCATGCTTGCAAACAGAAGAACCCAGGGAGCTTGAAGTTTCCACTATGGGATTTAAAATCCATAAAGATTTACAGGACAATCCAACTGAAGCTTACGAAGAAGAAGGCCACACTCCTGACGGAGCTTTAGAGCCTTGGGGAATTGAGAAAAAGCTAAAAAGTACCGATGCTTCGTCAGAAAGTAAGGCTCTTCAATCTGAGGCAGTAATACATTCTCAGGAAGAAGTTGCTGGATCAGAGGACACAGAAATTAAGGAAAAACATCTAATAGAGGCTATTAGTGAAGTGAGGACTGAAGAAAATCAGTGCAAGAAAACAATAGAAGGAAATGAAATTACAGAGACTGAAGTTTCAAAAGAACAG ATTACAGAGGAAAAGGAAGTTGAGGAAACATGTCAACCAGTTTCCATTTGTGAAGGAATGAACAAGAGCCTTGAAGATGACGGGCAGAAGGCCGAAGAATGTAGAGGAGACGAGACAGATAATGCATTTAAAACCGCAGTGAACAAAATTCAGTATGAAAAG CTACTTGAGGAAACTGAAAAAGGCTCTGCAAGCCTGAACATTGGAAGGCAAGATGTTGCCGAAGATATAATTGTTGAGGATTCACACCAAGTTTCAGAAGAGAACATGATTGCAAAAGAGGGCTGTCCAAATGAATTTGAGGGAAAGGAGGCAGGAGATTCAGCAATCAAATTGGATGCTAGCACTCAGGGAGAAGAAAGCAACTATGGAAGTGGCAAGGCAGAAGCCACAACTCCGGAAAATGAG GAATCGAGTATGGCGATGTCAGAAAAAGAAAGCGTCAGGGGGTTTGCAACAGAGAGCAAAATCATTCAAGAAACTAGTGAGTTAGAGAAAAGCTCTTGTGCAACAACTGAGGAGCAAATTCCAGCTGAAGCAGATCTCATTGAGAGCCCATACACACCAGTTCAAACTGGCGATGAGTTTGCGCCAAAAATTTTTGAGCAGCAAGGAACCACAGAAACTCCACAGAAAGCAAAGATTAACCTCGAAGGAGAGCAACAACCACAAGAATCAGGGGAAAGAAAAACTGAGAAATCAGCATTGATGGATTCAGCTACAGCTTCATTGACTGACCCCCTTCAGAGCTCCAGAATTGAAACTACGAAAGTGGCTGAACAAGTCGGCGAAGGGGGAGAACCAAAAGGCAGGACAGAAgaaattcaaaccaaacaaccAGAAGCCATTCATGTAGAAGATGCAAAAATGGATGAAGAACAAGAGGGAGATGAACATAAAAGGATAGACTCAAGCTCTGATGCCCCAGTCACGATTGAAGCCAAAAGAGATGCTGTGGATGTTAAGGTTGCACATAAGAAATCTCATAATATACTATCAGGTGTAGGGTCAAAGGTCaaacattcaatttcaaaggtGAAGAAAGCCATTACTGGTAAGTCTTCTCATCCAAAGCAAGTGTCACCAAAATGA